The Flavobacterium piscisymbiosum genome includes a region encoding these proteins:
- a CDS encoding RNA polymerase sigma factor, translating into MESLKNGDEKAYKFLLNKFHRKLNAYALTLVNDHSMAQDIVQNVFLKTWKNRIKLNAEFSIQSFLYKSVYNEFINTYQQNKAMMLLQQKYVDSLQQVVETTDESSIERMLAIINKEIQNLPPKCQKVFILSKKEGLTNIEIAEHLEISIKTVEAQISKAFKILKEKLKDNYNMMLFLLFHSPQKEYSKT; encoded by the coding sequence ATGGAAAGCCTCAAAAATGGGGATGAGAAAGCTTATAAGTTTCTATTGAATAAATTTCATAGAAAATTGAACGCATATGCACTAACATTGGTTAACGATCATTCGATGGCCCAGGATATTGTTCAGAATGTATTTTTAAAAACATGGAAAAACAGAATCAAACTTAATGCTGAATTTTCTATTCAAAGTTTTTTATATAAATCCGTTTATAATGAATTCATCAATACTTACCAGCAAAATAAGGCGATGATGCTATTACAGCAGAAATATGTAGACTCTTTGCAACAAGTTGTTGAAACCACAGACGAAAGTTCTATAGAACGTATGTTGGCTATCATCAATAAAGAAATACAAAATTTACCTCCAAAGTGCCAGAAAGTTTTTATCCTAAGTAAAAAGGAGGGACTAACCAATATTGAGATTGCAGAACATTTAGAAATATCCATTAAAACTGTTGAAGCACAGATTAGTAAAGCTTTTAAAATTTTGAAAGAAAAATTGAAAGATAATTATAATATGATGTTGTTTTTGCTCTTTCATTCTCCACAAAAAGAATATTCTAAGACTTGA
- a CDS encoding AAA family ATPase, with translation MKTIEIKGLILTNFKGIVKLKVNFQHNTDVFGANGTGKSTIYDAFLWLLFGKNAEEKKEFSIKNTVDTSLNRQDHEVEGFLNVDGDDITLKKIYKEKWVKKQGEEIAKYTGNETLYYYNEVPMNQKEFQAKVYSILDETVFKLITNPFALNSMKWPDRRTIITQMAGEFTNEQLAAGNPEYEALIANLTQGKTMEDYLKQIKASVKKSKDDLKLIPTRIDEVSKTKPQAYDFQNLKNLLSAKESELARIDESIQDKSKGLERILEANETAQRSASSLRSDISNIEFETRTKANNSVKVDTSVLDGLQTNLQNKKAELQTASNGLVTVKGLVTAKESDLKALEVTIQNKRNEWTNENGKVLTFEENSFCCPTCQRAFEESDIETRKTEMSNNFKTDKSNKLAEINRQGGLLATQKANLEKELADLKVRVANGETLIANLNTDIKTIESSIETETSKSSSATPVDIETIYAEMLAFNTDYSSKKLQLETVEKSILEVPKVDDAQLKEDRKAIVSDIDGIKTNLRNEDQLNTINARIDALKAEETRLAQEIAGVEKTQFLIERFEKDKMSAIEANVNSKFRIVKFKMFEDQVNGGENPACEILVNGVPFADANTASKINAGIDIISTLSKFYQVSAPVFIDGAESIHSIMDTESQLIRLVVSEPDSKIRIA, from the coding sequence ATGAAAACAATTGAAATTAAAGGATTGATCCTTACCAACTTTAAAGGAATCGTAAAGTTAAAAGTAAACTTCCAACACAATACTGATGTTTTTGGCGCTAATGGTACCGGAAAATCTACAATATATGATGCTTTTTTATGGTTGCTTTTTGGTAAAAATGCAGAAGAGAAAAAAGAGTTCAGCATTAAAAACACTGTTGATACGTCGCTTAATAGACAAGATCATGAGGTTGAAGGCTTTTTAAATGTAGATGGTGACGATATTACTCTTAAAAAAATATACAAAGAAAAGTGGGTAAAAAAGCAGGGAGAAGAAATTGCAAAATATACCGGAAATGAAACTCTTTACTATTATAATGAGGTTCCAATGAACCAAAAGGAATTTCAAGCGAAGGTTTATTCTATACTGGACGAAACTGTTTTCAAACTGATCACTAATCCTTTTGCGCTTAATTCTATGAAATGGCCGGACCGTAGAACAATTATTACACAAATGGCCGGTGAGTTTACAAACGAACAACTCGCAGCTGGGAATCCGGAGTATGAAGCCTTGATCGCAAATCTTACTCAAGGTAAAACGATGGAAGATTATTTAAAGCAAATCAAAGCCAGCGTTAAAAAATCAAAAGATGATCTGAAATTGATTCCAACTCGAATTGATGAGGTTTCAAAAACAAAACCACAAGCGTACGATTTTCAAAATCTTAAAAATTTACTTTCTGCTAAAGAATCGGAGCTTGCAAGAATTGATGAAAGTATTCAAGATAAATCAAAAGGTTTAGAAAGAATTTTAGAAGCGAATGAAACGGCACAAAGATCAGCATCAAGTCTAAGATCTGATATTTCAAATATTGAATTTGAAACTAGAACGAAAGCTAATAATTCTGTAAAAGTGGATACTTCTGTTTTGGATGGTTTACAAACAAATCTTCAAAATAAAAAGGCTGAGTTGCAAACCGCTTCAAATGGCTTGGTAACAGTTAAAGGTTTAGTTACAGCAAAAGAATCTGACTTAAAAGCTTTGGAAGTTACCATTCAAAACAAACGTAATGAATGGACCAATGAAAATGGAAAGGTGTTGACATTTGAAGAAAATTCTTTTTGCTGCCCAACTTGCCAACGTGCTTTTGAGGAATCAGATATTGAAACTAGAAAGACTGAAATGTCTAACAATTTTAAGACTGATAAATCAAACAAACTAGCAGAGATTAACCGTCAAGGCGGCTTGCTTGCAACTCAAAAAGCAAACCTTGAAAAAGAATTGGCAGACTTAAAAGTGAGAGTTGCAAACGGCGAAACCTTAATAGCAAATTTGAATACTGATATCAAAACAATTGAAAGCAGTATTGAAACTGAAACATCTAAATCTTCAAGTGCAACGCCAGTTGATATTGAAACGATTTACGCTGAAATGTTAGCTTTTAATACTGATTACAGTTCTAAAAAATTACAGCTAGAAACGGTTGAAAAATCAATTCTAGAAGTTCCAAAAGTAGACGATGCGCAATTGAAAGAAGACAGAAAAGCTATCGTTTCTGATATTGATGGCATCAAAACTAATTTAAGAAACGAAGATCAACTAAACACAATCAATGCTCGTATCGATGCTTTGAAAGCAGAAGAGACAAGATTAGCTCAGGAGATCGCCGGAGTTGAAAAAACTCAATTCTTAATTGAACGATTTGAAAAAGATAAGATGTCGGCAATTGAAGCAAATGTCAATTCTAAATTCAGAATTGTAAAATTCAAAATGTTTGAGGATCAAGTTAACGGGGGCGAGAATCCTGCTTGTGAAATCCTGGTTAACGGTGTTCCTTTTGCAGATGCAAATACTGCTTCAAAAATAAATGCCGGTATCGACATTATTTCTACTCTATCGAAATTCTATCAAGTATCCGCTCCAGTTTTCATTGATGGCGCTGAATCTATCCATTCTATAATGGACACGGAGAGCCAATTAATAAGATTGGTAGTTAGCGAGCCTGATAGCAAAATCAGAATTGCGTAA
- a CDS encoding CocE/NonD family hydrolase encodes MNTIAEKMIFKPAFEYIDNGIEHGVLSPFETKEIILKKGEQIAPGFKALGCDIRFLKDVPVKMRDGITIYTDVYLPVTEEKVPTLIAWSPYGKSAGTAPRYVGLFNMLGMGNAWGSGLTKFEAPDPAYWVEHGYAVCNPDARGIAHSEGDITMIGSQEAEDCYDLIEWLAAQDWSNKKTALSGTSYLAFSQWFIAAGQPPHLTCINPVEGLQDAYRDLAYIGGIPDPNFLHRLQVNHVSATGAKREDMVAELEAYPLANCDLWEDKVADVSKITVPAYIVASYSNTLHTMGTFRSWRSIGSKEKWMRIHDTQEWPDYYAKESTEELRKFFDYYLLGKQNGWERTPTVQYSILDFHGGNRTGLTSETFPPKESELQRYYLNGKTRTLQLTADENETALRYFPEAMPARVSFQTVFDKDTTFIGYPKVKLFMEAENADDMDIFVWVQKIDKLGNVLSEFVVPNRNAALQDFTQDGASALRYKGASGRLRASHRHLDPKLSTDEVPAYSFDRVEKLSPKEIVELDIVLSPLGLIYYAGETLRVMISSKDEIGSVMPGTPGCTPNNKGIHVLHTGGKYASYLQMPLMK; translated from the coding sequence ATGAATACTATAGCTGAAAAAATGATTTTCAAACCAGCATTTGAATACATTGACAACGGAATTGAACACGGAGTATTAAGTCCATTTGAAACCAAAGAAATCATTTTGAAAAAAGGAGAACAAATAGCTCCTGGCTTTAAAGCTCTTGGTTGCGATATTCGTTTCCTGAAAGATGTTCCTGTAAAAATGCGTGATGGGATCACAATATACACAGATGTTTATCTGCCTGTAACGGAAGAAAAAGTCCCTACTTTAATTGCATGGAGTCCTTACGGAAAAAGTGCAGGAACTGCTCCACGTTATGTTGGTTTGTTTAATATGCTTGGAATGGGAAATGCGTGGGGTTCAGGTTTAACAAAATTTGAAGCGCCAGATCCAGCTTACTGGGTAGAGCACGGCTACGCAGTTTGTAACCCGGACGCACGTGGTATTGCACATAGCGAAGGTGATATTACCATGATTGGTTCGCAAGAAGCAGAAGATTGTTACGACCTTATAGAATGGTTGGCAGCACAAGACTGGTCGAACAAGAAAACAGCATTATCCGGAACTTCTTATTTAGCTTTTTCACAATGGTTTATCGCTGCAGGTCAGCCACCACATCTTACTTGTATAAACCCTGTTGAAGGTTTACAGGATGCGTATCGCGATTTGGCATATATTGGCGGAATTCCCGATCCAAATTTCCTTCACCGTTTGCAGGTAAATCATGTAAGTGCTACCGGTGCAAAACGAGAAGATATGGTTGCAGAGTTAGAAGCTTATCCACTGGCAAATTGCGATTTGTGGGAAGACAAAGTAGCCGATGTTTCTAAAATTACGGTTCCTGCCTATATTGTGGCAAGTTATTCTAATACATTACATACAATGGGAACTTTCCGTTCCTGGCGTTCTATAGGTTCTAAAGAAAAATGGATGCGTATTCACGATACTCAGGAGTGGCCGGATTATTATGCTAAAGAATCTACCGAGGAACTTCGTAAATTCTTTGATTATTATTTGCTTGGGAAACAAAACGGATGGGAAAGAACGCCAACCGTACAATATTCAATTTTGGATTTTCATGGCGGTAATCGTACCGGACTTACTTCGGAAACTTTTCCACCAAAAGAATCAGAATTGCAACGATATTATTTGAATGGAAAAACACGAACGCTACAATTGACTGCAGATGAAAATGAAACAGCACTGCGTTATTTCCCTGAAGCTATGCCAGCTCGTGTATCGTTCCAGACTGTATTTGATAAGGACACTACCTTTATAGGTTATCCAAAAGTGAAACTGTTTATGGAAGCAGAAAATGCAGACGATATGGATATATTTGTTTGGGTACAAAAAATTGACAAATTAGGCAATGTATTAAGCGAATTTGTAGTACCAAACCGCAACGCTGCTTTACAGGATTTTACACAAGACGGAGCTTCTGCATTGCGTTACAAAGGCGCGAGTGGTCGTTTACGCGCATCACACAGGCATTTAGATCCAAAACTCTCTACTGATGAAGTACCTGCGTATAGTTTTGACAGGGTAGAAAAGCTTTCGCCAAAAGAAATCGTAGAATTAGATATTGTCCTTAGTCCACTTGGTTTGATTTACTATGCAGGCGAAACACTGCGAGTAATGATAAGCAGCAAGGATGAAATTGGTTCTGTGATGCCGGGAACTCCAGGCTGTACACCAAACAACAAAGGAATTCATGTTCTGCATACTGGAGGTAAATATGCAAGTTATTTGCAAATGCCATTAATGAAATAG
- a CDS encoding glycosyl hydrolase 115 family protein: protein MKKHNFLLLLQFLLVCFFNQTTKAQSITIKAKIPIYISPGESAPVRRAAEDLQRDLNTVLSQPSAFVTKLPQKGPVIVIATGDHYKKDNRLVKGWEAHQIYTDKERIILNGADMRGTIYAIYSFSELILGVKPLWFWASEPPIHKDQITMAANYKKVFNSPDIKYRAWLPNDTDFLTPWQKLSDSNYQALFEAMLRLKLNTLEGVITGKESFIPPYSPGKDATTGQQRGLITTGHHLNIFGSTYAFWEDYWKEVRHLPAPELTIANRQALKEFWGYHIDLAKRNNLEVVWLVGFRGNHDIPFWEFFPDAPKDDKSRAKVIEEMVQMQIDLLKEKTGDPHPPMRLTLYNEMSNLTAAGLFHIPDESSLIINFVAARRDHFPALDILNYTFSGKPVGYYLNFQFTSTGSHLAQAEGPRKMEQNYRIVDSLSGHKLLFSVVNAGNIREHLVELSANADMMWNFKPFNSTSFLSTFSNNYYGSQYGAEISQLYQDFFNSYWQQKKGDLPGFERQYLFQDLRYARAIEMLLNDLEKDKYSTNPLDNHPLDDPSKGSVGYFRVIPADNDAENQLEAMAKGTASSIAKLEKITTKSDQIYNKLKSGKVFFDDNLRGQAYLMLHLNRSLNYLIQAYESKENKEKKREFIKQTLNEIHLAQERLNTSNHAPFTDWYTNDAKFGMNLLEKRLSDLYNELLK from the coding sequence ATGAAAAAACACAATTTCTTATTACTACTCCAGTTTTTGCTGGTCTGCTTTTTTAACCAAACTACGAAAGCACAATCTATAACAATAAAGGCTAAGATTCCCATATATATAAGTCCTGGCGAATCAGCACCAGTTCGTCGTGCTGCAGAAGATTTACAACGTGACCTTAATACAGTTCTAAGTCAACCATCGGCTTTTGTTACGAAACTACCACAAAAAGGCCCTGTTATCGTAATTGCCACTGGGGATCATTACAAAAAAGACAACCGATTAGTAAAGGGCTGGGAAGCGCACCAAATTTATACAGATAAAGAACGTATCATACTAAACGGTGCTGATATGCGAGGAACTATTTATGCCATTTATAGTTTTAGCGAACTGATATTGGGCGTTAAACCACTTTGGTTCTGGGCATCTGAACCACCTATTCATAAGGACCAAATAACAATGGCTGCCAATTATAAAAAGGTCTTTAATTCACCAGATATTAAATATAGAGCATGGCTGCCCAATGATACTGACTTCCTGACTCCCTGGCAAAAACTATCAGACAGCAACTATCAAGCTTTGTTCGAAGCGATGCTGCGTCTTAAACTTAATACGCTTGAAGGTGTAATTACAGGAAAAGAAAGTTTCATTCCTCCCTATAGTCCTGGAAAGGATGCCACAACTGGTCAACAGCGTGGTTTAATAACAACAGGTCATCATCTTAATATTTTTGGATCAACCTATGCTTTTTGGGAAGATTATTGGAAAGAAGTTAGACATCTGCCTGCTCCCGAATTGACAATTGCGAACCGTCAGGCTTTAAAGGAGTTTTGGGGTTATCATATTGATTTGGCAAAACGAAATAACTTAGAAGTTGTTTGGCTGGTTGGTTTTAGAGGAAATCATGATATTCCATTTTGGGAATTTTTTCCAGATGCGCCAAAAGATGACAAAAGCCGAGCAAAAGTTATTGAAGAAATGGTGCAGATGCAAATCGACCTTCTTAAAGAAAAAACTGGAGATCCGCATCCGCCAATGCGATTAACGCTTTATAACGAGATGTCGAATCTTACAGCTGCCGGACTTTTTCATATTCCTGATGAGTCATCATTAATCATAAATTTCGTAGCGGCACGTCGAGATCACTTCCCAGCATTAGATATACTCAATTACACTTTTTCAGGAAAACCTGTCGGTTATTATCTTAATTTTCAGTTTACATCAACAGGTTCGCATTTAGCACAGGCAGAAGGTCCGAGAAAAATGGAACAAAACTATCGTATAGTTGATAGCCTTAGTGGTCATAAATTACTATTTTCTGTAGTAAATGCCGGAAATATTCGAGAACATCTTGTAGAGTTATCGGCCAATGCAGATATGATGTGGAATTTTAAACCTTTTAATTCTACTTCATTTCTTTCTACATTCAGCAATAATTACTATGGTTCTCAATATGGAGCCGAAATTTCTCAATTGTATCAGGATTTTTTCAATTCTTATTGGCAGCAAAAAAAAGGTGACCTGCCAGGATTCGAACGACAATATCTATTTCAGGATTTGAGGTATGCTCGTGCAATCGAAATGTTACTCAACGATCTTGAAAAAGATAAATACTCAACAAACCCGCTTGACAATCATCCGCTGGATGATCCAAGTAAAGGAAGTGTCGGTTATTTTCGAGTAATTCCTGCCGATAATGATGCAGAAAATCAGCTGGAAGCTATGGCTAAAGGAACTGCCTCAAGTATAGCAAAGTTGGAAAAGATTACAACTAAATCAGATCAGATTTATAACAAACTTAAAAGCGGAAAAGTCTTTTTTGATGATAACTTAAGAGGACAAGCTTATCTTATGCTGCATTTAAATCGTTCGCTAAATTATTTGATACAGGCTTATGAAAGTAAGGAAAACAAGGAGAAAAAGCGAGAATTTATCAAGCAAACCTTAAACGAAATTCATCTGGCACAAGAACGTTTAAATACATCTAATCATGCGCCATTTACCGACTGGTATACTAACGACGCTAAATTTGGAATGAATTTGCTCGAAAAGCGTCTTTCGGATCTATATAACGAGCTTTTGAAATAA
- a CDS encoding XRE family transcriptional regulator produces the protein MDSIGERLSLKMKENGLNPNKIAVSTGIHPTTIKNYLNNIGNPDSLKLDKVAEVLDINLKWVLTGEGEVERKKELLKDEVVNHVAENLMYVPLVNQYAYGGYLNGFNDPTYIEELPKIPFLVEKEHKGDYICFEVKGDSMDDGTHESYLERDILLCRNVRKDFWKSKLHINKWDFVIVHKDNGICVKRIIKHDVEKGIITCHSLNDYYEDFDMDLRDVTKIFNIVDIQRKRNRR, from the coding sequence ATGGATTCAATCGGAGAAAGATTAAGCTTAAAAATGAAAGAAAACGGATTAAACCCTAATAAAATAGCAGTATCAACGGGTATCCACCCAACGACAATAAAAAATTATCTTAACAATATTGGAAATCCTGATAGTCTAAAATTAGATAAAGTTGCAGAAGTATTAGATATCAATTTAAAATGGGTTCTAACCGGTGAAGGTGAGGTTGAACGTAAAAAAGAGCTACTAAAAGATGAAGTCGTAAATCACGTGGCCGAAAATCTGATGTACGTTCCTTTAGTGAATCAGTACGCATATGGCGGCTATCTAAATGGTTTTAACGACCCAACATATATTGAAGAACTTCCGAAAATTCCTTTTTTAGTGGAAAAAGAACATAAAGGTGACTATATCTGCTTTGAAGTAAAAGGTGATAGTATGGATGACGGAACACATGAAAGTTATCTCGAGCGTGACATTCTATTATGCCGAAATGTTAGAAAAGATTTTTGGAAAAGTAAATTACACATAAACAAATGGGATTTTGTAATTGTACACAAAGACAACGGGATTTGTGTAAAGCGAATAATTAAGCATGACGTTGAAAAAGGGATCATCACTTGTCATTCCCTTAACGATTACTACGAAGATTTTGACATGGACCTGAGAGATGTGACAAAGATTTTCAACATCGTAGACATCCAAAGAAAAAGAAATAGAAGATAG
- a CDS encoding FecR family protein, producing the protein MAPKEIEIIIVKYFSQSANMDDLDILNKWIEDPENQLIFQEYVKTHFAITLAMNEPDIKTVRKALLKEIRREKKKSKKYNLRSFMKYAAIAILFLGIGAVLQKNIFDNNTKEIIVPKKDEITLKLGNGNIKVIAADGTSKVYDANGKVVGEQKGKELVYANDPNATKLVYNTLSIPNGKRFNITLSDGTVVYLNAGSSMTYPVQFIKDKTRKIFLTGEAFFEVAHDKKHAFIVNANKLDVQVYGTKFNVSNYQEDDATDVVLLEGSVSMTESGLTGKSKKEVFLSPGYKGTFTKGDKTISNEKVNTSLYTSWMSGNLVFRQESFENIIKKLERHYNVIIINNNKNLAHETFNATIETDHESIVQVFNYFKKVYQIDYSVVENKIIIH; encoded by the coding sequence ATGGCTCCTAAAGAAATAGAAATTATAATCGTTAAATATTTTTCACAGTCCGCAAACATGGACGATTTGGATATATTAAACAAATGGATAGAAGATCCGGAAAATCAATTGATATTTCAGGAATATGTTAAAACGCACTTTGCTATAACTTTAGCCATGAATGAGCCCGATATTAAAACTGTGAGAAAAGCGCTTCTTAAGGAAATCAGAAGAGAAAAGAAAAAATCGAAAAAATACAATCTTCGCTCTTTCATGAAGTATGCTGCAATCGCAATCTTGTTTTTAGGAATAGGTGCTGTATTGCAAAAAAACATCTTTGATAACAATACAAAAGAAATAATTGTCCCTAAAAAAGATGAAATTACGCTGAAACTGGGAAATGGAAATATTAAAGTTATTGCTGCTGACGGAACTTCGAAAGTTTATGACGCAAATGGAAAAGTAGTTGGCGAGCAAAAAGGTAAAGAACTAGTTTACGCAAATGATCCAAATGCGACCAAATTAGTATACAACACATTAAGTATCCCAAATGGAAAGCGTTTTAATATTACGCTTTCAGATGGGACCGTGGTATATTTGAATGCAGGAAGTTCTATGACTTATCCGGTGCAGTTTATAAAAGATAAAACCCGCAAAATCTTCCTTACAGGAGAAGCTTTCTTTGAAGTTGCTCACGATAAAAAACATGCATTTATAGTAAATGCAAACAAACTAGATGTACAGGTTTATGGTACTAAATTCAATGTCAGCAATTATCAGGAAGATGACGCTACTGATGTCGTCCTTCTTGAAGGTTCTGTAAGCATGACAGAATCGGGATTAACCGGAAAAAGTAAAAAGGAAGTTTTCCTGTCTCCAGGTTATAAAGGAACTTTCACCAAAGGTGATAAAACAATATCCAACGAAAAGGTCAACACATCTTTATATACATCCTGGATGAGCGGAAATCTTGTTTTTAGACAGGAATCTTTTGAAAATATAATTAAAAAACTAGAACGCCACTACAATGTCATTATCATCAATAATAATAAAAACCTGGCACATGAAACTTTTAATGCCACTATAGAAACTGACCACGAAAGTATAGTACAAGTATTCAATTACTTTAAAAAGGTGTATCAGATTGATTATAGCGTAGTAGAAAATAAAATAATAATCCACTAA
- a CDS encoding helix-turn-helix domain-containing protein, which yields MKATREFANPALKSVLKQRGFKVTWNKVTKTGTSAFGRRHFYLILLSIGNSKIHYDDQTIHLNGVYLFFANSRIPYATEIISEKQTGYSCVFTEEFIKPLERLENLQHSPLFQLNSNPAFKLNKEQQNKITDIFNTMITSDKTNYLYKDDLMRTYIELIIHDALQMRPAENFIQSSSASLRIVNHFMDQLERQFPIENLSEPLKFKSAQDFAGLLSIHVNYLNRAVKEVTGKSTTTIIAERITAEATTLLRYTDWSISEIAHILGFEYPNYFSSFFKKITGNIPKFYRDP from the coding sequence ATGAAAGCAACAAGAGAATTTGCCAACCCTGCATTAAAATCGGTTCTGAAGCAAAGAGGATTCAAAGTGACCTGGAATAAAGTTACAAAAACCGGTACTTCAGCTTTCGGGCGTCGTCATTTCTATCTAATACTTCTTAGCATAGGAAACAGCAAAATACATTACGACGATCAGACTATTCATCTTAACGGAGTGTATCTTTTTTTTGCTAATTCTCGTATACCTTATGCCACTGAGATAATTTCTGAAAAGCAGACAGGATATTCCTGTGTATTTACAGAAGAATTTATTAAACCTTTGGAAAGGCTGGAAAACCTCCAGCATTCGCCTCTATTTCAACTCAACTCAAACCCAGCTTTTAAACTTAACAAAGAACAACAGAATAAGATCACAGATATTTTTAATACTATGATTACAAGCGACAAAACAAATTATCTCTACAAGGATGATTTAATGCGTACTTACATTGAACTGATCATTCACGACGCATTACAAATGCGTCCTGCAGAAAATTTTATACAATCCAGCAGTGCTTCATTACGAATCGTTAATCATTTTATGGATCAGTTGGAACGTCAGTTTCCAATAGAAAACCTCAGCGAACCTTTAAAATTCAAAAGCGCACAAGATTTTGCGGGCTTACTTTCTATTCATGTAAATTATCTTAACCGTGCTGTTAAAGAAGTTACAGGAAAATCAACAACAACAATAATTGCAGAGCGTATTACTGCCGAAGCAACAACATTATTGCGCTACACCGATTGGAGTATCTCTGAGATTGCGCACATTTTAGGATTCGAATATCCCAACTATTTCAGTAGTTTTTTTAAAAAAATTACTGGCAATATTCCTAAATTTTATCGGGACCCTTAG